The genomic interval CGACGAGGTAGGGCGGGTCGTGGTCCGGGTCGGCGTCGAGGACCTCGGCGGTGGAGAAGGGCGGCACCTGGCGGGCCCGGTTGACCTCGCTGCGGAACCGGCCACGGAACTCGGCGTCGTACGAGAACTCGGGCCGAACCATCTTGATGGCCACCTTGCGGCCGTCCCGGTCCCGTCCGAGGTAGACGGTGCCCATCCCGCCCTCGCCCAGACGTCCCAGCAGCTCATACCTGCCGAGCCGGGTCCGCTCCCCCGGCAGCAGCGGCATGCTCATATCGATCTCCCCCTCGCTGCGGCCCCGCCTCCGGTCGCCAGACCCTAGCCGGACGAGCTCGGCGGGACGAACCCCCCGGTGGGTCCTACTGCGGATCGATGGAGAAATCGTCGGCGTCGAACGGGCCCACCACGGCCAGCGACATCGGCCGGGCCAGCAGGTCGGCGGCGAGCGCGTTCACCTCGTCCGCGCTGACCGCGTCGACCCGGGCCAGCAGCTCGTCGACCGGCAGCAGGTCGCCGAAGAGCAGCTCGCCCTTTGCCAGCCGGCTCATCCGGGACCCGGTGTCCTCCAGGTTGAGCACGTAGGAGCCCTTCGCCATGCCCTTGCCCCGGGCCAGCTCGGCCTCGGTGACGCCGTGCGCGGCGACCTCGGCCAACTCGGCCCGGACCAGCTCCAGCACCTCGTCGACCTTGCCCGGCGCACAGCCGGCGTAGACGGCGAAGAGGCCGGTGTCGGCGTACTGGCTGGAGTAGGAGTAGACCGAGTAGGCCAGGCCACGCCGTTCGCGGATCTCCTGGAAGAGCCGGCTGGACATGCCGCCGCCGAGCACGTTGTTGAGTACCCCGAGCGCGAACCGCCGGTCGTCGAGCCGGCCGATGCCGGGACAGCCGAGTACGACGTGCGCCTGCTCGGTCTCCTTGTGCTCGACCACGCTGCCCGGCCGGCTGGTGCGTACCCGGGTCTCGGCCGGACGCAGCGGGGCCGGCGGGGCCGGCTCGCCGTCCAGTACGGTGCCGTCCAGCGCCTGCCGGACCAGCTTGACCACCTCGGCGTGTTCGAGGTTGCCGGCGGCGGCGATCACGATCGACGGCGCGGTGTAGCGGCGCCGG from Plantactinospora sp. BC1 carries:
- a CDS encoding pitrilysin family protein; this translates as MSRAKRVSGAGGVRGTAGTAARAVTRVVDSDPLGGTVRRTVLPSGLRVLTEAIPTMRSVSFGIWVAVGSRDETGPQSGVSHFLEHLLFKGTRKRSALDISAAIEAVGGETNAFTTKEYTCYYARVLDQDLPLAIDVMCDLVADSVLAAADVETERGVILEEIAMHDDEPGDEVHDLLAKAIYGDHPLGRLISGTEETISPMSRRQIQSFYRRRYTAPSIVIAAAGNLEHAEVVKLVRQALDGTVLDGEPAPPAPLRPAETRVRTSRPGSVVEHKETEQAHVVLGCPGIGRLDDRRFALGVLNNVLGGGMSSRLFQEIRERRGLAYSVYSYSSQYADTGLFAVYAGCAPGKVDEVLELVRAELAEVAAHGVTEAELARGKGMAKGSYVLNLEDTGSRMSRLAKGELLFGDLLPVDELLARVDAVSADEVNALAADLLARPMSLAVVGPFDADDFSIDPQ